The genome window AAACCAAGATTGGCGGTGTTTCTCACGTTGATACAGGGTCAGGATTTTCCCGTTGTGACGGACGATCACATAGACACACGGTAGAGTCTTCATGATGTGAGAGAACCTCCATTCGAGCTGCCGCCCGCGCCGGTTACCGAACACAACACTGCACTTAGCCGGTACTCATCCATTTACGCTTAGGTCCATTTCTGGATTCCATGGTTCGGTGGTTATATGGTACCTTTTTCTCAAGACCGTTCATGCAGTTCACGGTACGCGTTGCATGATACCCTGAACATCGGCACGTACAAACATGGCGTGCTTGCGTTTGCTTGACTGTACCCAGAGGCGGTAAATGAAGATCCTAACAGTGGTCGGTGCACGGCCCGAGTTCATTCAAATTGCCCCGGTCGACCGCGCGATTCGCCGGCGCCATACGCAGATTCTCGTCCACACCGGCCAGCATTACGACGACAGCATGTCGGACACGTTCTTCCGCGAGCTGTCGATTCACGAGCCCGAAGTCAATCTGGGCGTCGGCAGTGGCACGCACGCCGAGCAGACCGCGCAGATGCTGCTTAAACTCGAAGAGGTCATGCTGGCCGAAAAACCCGACTTTGTGGTTTCGATCAGCGACACCAACTCGACATTAGCAACCGCGCTCACCGCGGCAAAGCTCGTGCTTCCGCTGGCGCATATCGAGGCTGGCCTGCGCAGCCGCGACCGGGCCATGCCCGAGGAGATCAACCGGATCGTCACCGACGCGATCAGCGATGTGCACTTTGCGCCGACCAAAGTCGCCGTCGAGAACCTGCGCGCGGAAGGGATCAGCGAACACGTCTACAACGTCGGTGACGTGCGAATGGATACCATCATGTTCGTCATCAGCGACGCGCGCGCCCGCCTGCCCGAGCTGCGTGCACAAATTCGGATGCCGGCTGGCACGCCGTTTGTGCTGGCGACCATCCACCGCGCCGAGAACACCGACCACGAGGATCGCCTACGCCGCATTCTTGGCGTGCTGGGGCTGGTCGACGCGCCCGTCGTGCTGCCGGTGCACCCGCGCCTCGCCAAGGTGATGAAGCAGTTCGGCCTCAAGTTCAGCAAGAACATCGTCCGAATCGAGCCGATCGGGTTCCTCGACACGCTGGCGCTGCTCGACGCGTCTCAATTCTTGATTACCGACAGCGGCGGCTTGCAGAAAGAAGCGTACATGCTGCGCCGCCCGGCCATCACCATGCGCAGCACAACCGAATGGACGGAGACGGTCGATTCCGGCTGGAACCGGCTGTGCGAGCCTGAACCCGA of Candidatus Flexicrinis affinis contains these proteins:
- the wecB gene encoding UDP-N-acetylglucosamine 2-epimerase (non-hydrolyzing); the protein is MKILTVVGARPEFIQIAPVDRAIRRRHTQILVHTGQHYDDSMSDTFFRELSIHEPEVNLGVGSGTHAEQTAQMLLKLEEVMLAEKPDFVVSISDTNSTLATALTAAKLVLPLAHIEAGLRSRDRAMPEEINRIVTDAISDVHFAPTKVAVENLRAEGISEHVYNVGDVRMDTIMFVISDARARLPELRAQIRMPAGTPFVLATIHRAENTDHEDRLRRILGVLGLVDAPVVLPVHPRLAKVMKQFGLKFSKNIVRIEPIGFLDTLALLDASQFLITDSGGLQKEAYMLRRPAITMRSTTEWTETVDSGWNRLCEPEPDAFRAAVAAATGTLPPEHPSFYGTPGVSERIVDVLEAVKIKKGSA